A segment of the Denticeps clupeoides unplaced genomic scaffold, fDenClu1.1, whole genome shotgun sequence genome:
gtgtgtgtgtgtgtgtgtgtgtgcgtgagtatatgacatttgtaaggccccacattgattcagtgtttgcgagaaagggGTAGAGGTTGACAACATatcaacagccatagtttgtaaacacgtgataagacatctgtttttttaaagcctgtctaagtgattattgtgataaagtgattgtgcgcatgtaaataaagcctgactaaattcatttaactgtttctcattgtgaccCCTCAGACACTCGGTGATGGAAATAACTTCCACGACACACAGTactctggatatgggtgtctgCCAAAAgccttaatgtaaatgtagaaagcAGGACTGTTCAACAAACTTGACCCATTGCACCACCTTGTGCTGCTAGGTCATAACAGACATTATGAAACAAAACACCAACATATTTTGAAGGCAAAATAATATATTTGGGGTCAGAATTACTGAAGGAAATTTTACACTGTGTAGAAgtacacatatattttttttatgtgtatatgGGCTTTATCCACAGTTGCAATTACAGTGGTGTTTGGGGAAACCGATGGaaataaattgtaattgtatgtaaattcatttttcttcatttttttagttGAGTGTCAGactcaactaaaaaaaaacaaacaattggGTTCTAAAACAGCTTATAGGGTGGTGTGTGCGAATTCAGAAGGAAATGTTCTGAATTATAAAAGTGTTGAAAAGAACAAtggtacacaacacacacacataaccaggCTGCGGAGTTGTTGtcaaacatttatttgaatttcCATAGAATGCGATATAAATAgaagaaaccatttttttttttttggactggtgctcagaaaatctgcttgaCCGGGCAGTCGGCCGCGGCGTCCAGGAACAGCGTCTGGAACATGTGGTTGTAAAATTGTGGGTGGTACTTGCAGGCTCGCTCACAGTCTGGGCTGAAATTCACCTCCAGGATCTGAGGGGTCATTGTGCGCTCACCTGGGGACAGAGATTTCCCATCAGTGACTGCAGTCACCCTATGCTGGTGTACTGCTGTTAGAGATCCCAGAAGAGCCTTCCTGatggattaataaagttctacCTACCTACATGTATGGTATATTTTGAATCACATTGAatgtttgtgggcctttgcaGCAATCACAGAACTTGACATTCCAGCCGAGTTCAGTCTAGaactttatatgccctttcAACGAGATCATAcgctcacatgcacacctgcagAACACTTCCTAGAGGTTGAAGGCCAACCAAGGTTTGGGAGGTATGGGAAGAAATGAGATAAGACTAGCAAGGCCCAGCCAAGGCCTAATAAATTATGGGGAGGGTTGGTGTGCCCAACACAATGCTTAAACTGCACAATGCTTAATGATAAGAACTTATCATTAAGCATTGTGTTACGATAATAGATGTGAGATTGTGAGACATTAACTGAACTTGCACACTTAAACTTTGGTCCACATACATTTTACTACGGGTCTAACTCTGTGTGTCACTACACATGTGTAGTGCGTGAaggaacacagaaaaacaagatGTTTGTTGGAGACTTATATAACATTGTAAGCATTATGCATTTATACTTTGAACACTTCATTGTAAACTGAAATCATGGAAGTGTAATATGAATTGAAATGCCTACATGCAGACAGAAGAGACAGGGTCTGTCCTTGGCAAAATGCAACATGAATTCTTGGAGTGAGCGCGAATCATTTAAATCCAGCCTCTGATACATTATAACTAACCGCAGCTGCAGAAAACTTAGATAAAACAGACAATCAAATGCCTTATtaagacaggacacacacacacacacacacacacacaagaccttTTTTGGTGTTCTTGGTGTTTCTTTATGACTTGACTAATGATAAGAGAAATTTATAAAAACGATGGCtcggaggggtggggggggcagaTCTGTGGACTGGCTGACTGTTGTATCGTTGTGCATTAAACAACTTTGTCTACAATAGTTTACTGTTGCTTGAGTTTATTGATCAGATCTTCAGCAAAAAATCCTCCACAACACATACATACCTAATTCACCAGATttaaacaacacacaaacacacaattaaaaCTTTATTAACTGTCTCAGAAACACTTGTGGTATCTAGTTGCCAAAAGTACAAACCCTACTAGACACATTCCTACCTCCGACCTGCGTGTCCCATTTCAGCATCAGGTCTATGGCGTAGATGGCCCGAGAGGAGGGGTAGTCACAGATCCCATACGGCACTGGGCGTGAACTAGCAGCAAGGAAAAGCTCGGTAAAAGCTTTAAACACACtctcctgcagacacacacaacatctaCATCAGACAGTGTTCAACATGGACGATCAGGGAAAAATTTAATTCATAGTGACGCATTGTCAGAATGCACATGAGATTCCACTATTTCATTTCACATGTGCAGCAAACACATGGCAGTTTTGGAATGACGTAATCAATGCTTTTGGTCAGTAAGGGAACGTCCCAGGGAGGACACTCAGCTGGCACACACCCTTCAGAGCACGTATGGCAAGCGGGTGAGACCCTGGCGACCCCTATCAATACCAACATGACAAGCTGAAATAGCTGCCAAATAAACCTTTATAGTTGAAAATGAGCAACCTTGctccagcaggtcctgcagaAATGTTAGAATGCCCTCAATGGAATAGAGGGATGgatccagacccttctcctAACACCAGAGCTGAAAAAAGACCCCTGGTTGAGGAAGCCCTAGAACCAGTCTAGCCTCATGGCGATCTCTATCGTGGATGGAGAAGCCACAGGAGCATCAGCTGACATCATTGTGGAATTTCCTATGAACTCAGTGCTCCGCAGAAAAAACCCAAGAGAGGCTGTTTTCTGTCAAGCCTTTTTGGAGCGAAAACGCTTAACTCTAATGTCATTAAATCCAAAACCGTTAGAAGCAGCTTAAACTAATTTTGATAGGCGTGTCTTTATCAAGGTGAAGAGCGTAAGAACTGAAAGGAGATTGTGGCACAGGTGGTTTTATTGGGGGGCGCGGCCCCTCCCCCTGTTGTCCCATCTCCTGCCTATTGGTGTGATTGGAGGTGCCTTCAGCATGGGACGCAGAGGCATGGTTATCCCATACTTCGTGTTGTACCGAGTGAAAGGGAACAATGGCCGCATTACTGTTGTTCCTTACTGAAATGTTGCCAGATAATTTGACAAAAAGGCACATGAAACTGCCAAAACGTACTGTATGTTACTTAGTGTAACATACGTTAATGAGAAATCAGTTTCTTTTACTTATTCAAGTCAAGAATAGTGAACATTTAAATGTTGGCACAGGTGcaagcactgctccccgggtgatgggttaaatgcagaggacacatttcattgtgtgcactgtgtgctgtttcacaatgacaatcacttttcccTGAACTGATATGTGTAAAAGATTAACTAACCTGAATATACCTACTAACACTTACAAGACTTAATACAAATTAATGCATCtctacacatttttattatgaatgTACCTGGCAAGgttcatgttcattttgttaaattgtacATAATATTTCACATCAACACAAATTTTGCAACTCTACTGCTCTTTTCCTTGTGTCGCATGCTTCAAAAGGGCCCATTTACCTCCacctgtttccatggaaactgtGGGTACTGCTTCTCAAACTGAGGGATGAACTCATCATAGTGGACCTGTAAGGACGACAAtcaaaacataataataataataataataataattagtgtcATTAAAAATAGAATAATTTTAATTGAGAATCCCATTGGGGGTGAACCTAGGGTAATACAAATTAGGAGTGGTTGTTCAAATGTTTGAAAGATAATATTAAATTTAAAAGATAACATTAAAAGtagtttaaatgcatttcttgGTTTATGActtggtttatgtgtgtgtgtgtgtgtgtgtgtgtgagagagagagagagagagcgacccTGTAATGAGATGGGTAAGGGGTGTGCAAGTTTATGGTGGTCGTAAAAGAACAACACCTGTGTGTGCGCTGGCGAAGAATACATTCTCTGCATGGTGGCAGGGTACGTTCAGAGGTTGCGAGAAAGGGGTAGACGGCATCGGCAACAGCCATAGTTGTAAACAGGtgttaataaatctgttttttaaatgagccTAAGTGTTTTACATTATGTCTGTAATGCAACACAAAAATTCAGAGAAAGGTTGTGAGAGAGAAAGGTCTGGAATGCGCGGGGGTGTCCAGGGGGAAACAGGGAAGAGGGAAAGAAGACATAAATCACACGCCTTTTCCTTATATCGATAAGACATCAATCATTTTTTGACAAAGTATATTATACCACTACTCTTGATTATTCTGAATTggaatcaggtgtgtgtgtgtgtgtgtgtgtgtgtttgtgtgtgtgtgtgtgacctcacCTGTTTAAGCTGCACCCCTTCGGCATAGTTCATTACAGTGAAATGCTTCTGGTAATCATCAAAATGCTCAAGGGAAAACggcctgaggacacacacagatcacTATCTCTGCTCCATTATACATGTGAATGAAGCTGAAGCTGCGTGCTGAATGGCAGACCTGTTGGCAAAGCGGAGCCAGAACACGTCGTAGACGAAGAGCCGCAGCGGGCGGACCGAGCGCAGCAGGACCATGTAGCGGATATCAAACTTCACCATCCCGACCTCCTCCCGGGCAAACAGCACGGGATCCTCCAGATACTTACACActacctaacacacacacacacacacacacacacacacacacacacacatcataatcAGAGGATGTTCTACTTCAATCAAGTTCTACAGAAGAATAGGCTCAGTATTCTTGCAAAGCATtgatgtcatggctgctcactaagggtgtcaggttaaaagcagagtacacatttcgtcttctggttcataggcaagtgtgttacccactaggctactaccaccctaggctacTATCATTTAAATCCATGCTGGCCATCCCAAAATTACTAATTTTGCATagcattaaaatttttttatacatacataaaaacatatacatacatatacatgaattaattaattaattagtgaaaattttattttaatatttttgagtCAAACTTCTCATTTCGCTAATATATGCGTGTTGTGCAAAATGCCGAGGAACAAAGACATGACCATCCTTATAGTTAATTTACTTCaacagtattaataataataataagaataataataagtaaagtgaagtgattgttacatgtgatacacagcagcacagcacacggtgcacacagtgaaatttgccctctgcatttaatccatcaccctgagtgagcagtgggcggccatgacaggcgcccggggagcagcgtgtggggacggtgctttgctcagtggcacctcagtggcaccttggcggatcgggattcgaacagacaaccttctgataacggggccgctgccttaaccgctaggccaccactgacagtGTTAATTAaaactttactcccctctccAAACTCGTAAAAATTCAGAGTGATGTTTCAAACGCTTTGCTAAATTTGTCGTGAAGCTCTTCTTGAAAACGTGCTGGTTTTCCCTATTCCAGAGAGTGCTCTTGCCTTTTACATTTTGCAGCAAGcttttttaaagtgtgtgtcGTGTAAACAGTCGGCCCACCGGATAGCTGTGGGAGAGGATGCCCGCGAtccggcagatgcaaaactggaatctAAGTATGCATAGCAGTGCTAACTGAAATAGAAATCGATACTGAATTTTACTACGGATTATTATctgagaaattatttttttgacaTTAACAGGAGGCAGTTatagttgagtgtgtgtgtgggcttaCCTTTGGCGAACTCTCCCTCTGCCGTATGATGCAGTTCAGGTTGTtggtgatgtgtgtgtccaGACCTCGCGCCAGGTTCCAGGGTTTACAGATCCAGTGGTTATCCTcacctcttaaaaaaaaacacagtcggAGAGTGAAGAAGCTCTGATTTTAACTTGTTGCTGAGTAAATAAATACTCAAATTAATAGAATTATTTCATGGTGATCCCTAATACAACATTTATGGAACTAGGGAGAGACCAAGAGACCATTTTCATGAGCCCCGTGAGACGAGACAATTAAGAGAAAATTAAGAGATAAGCATGACTTACAATATATCACATAAACACTTGTTGATtctgatagtcattgtgaaacactaaagcacagcacacggtgacacaacaaaatgtgtcctcagtcaaccttgaaaggtgcccggggagcagtgtgtggggactcagtggcaccttgccagttTGGGAATTGAACCCGAACCCTTACGAGTCCCATTCCTTACCCACTGCCACCTATGCGTGTTACACTTAAATGAAACTAAATGAAACTACAGTCTACAGTGGTAAATTTCTGTGATTATGATTGATCAATAGCAGGACCCCCGACAACGAACCTGGAGCTCAGAGaagcaggagagaaaaaagaagagtagaacccatttccatttacacttacagcgtTTGTTAGACAGCCTTACACACCTAAATCCACACTTATCAGGGTTAGGTGTTTTTTTCTCAcactggttgtaagtggggtctgaacctgggatCCTCTGATCCTTTGttgtcttcgggttcataggcaagtgtctaacccaccAGGTTACTTCCACCGTCAGACCCCCAAAGGAAGTCTGAGCACCTCCTTTATACTAGACATTTGGCCCCCTGAAAAagttgtcctttgatgtttttgttttgtccagAGAGAACCCCTGATACAGGCATGTAGACCATTCATTGGTCATCCAACCCCCCCACAAGACCCATTTGTTTCGACACTTTAGACCATTTGTTGCCCTTTTTGGCAACATTGTGATCATCCTTGTATGAGAAGGGGAGGTCACAGCTCGGTGATAAAGTGGGGGGTCCAAATCAACACATGATAAAAGTCATGGACCAGGAATCTCCCACCTTACCCAggtaattattatcattttaatgattCATTTCAAAGGATCCATTTGCaaggcattttttatttaaataaatgataaaaaaatatatccaaAAGGAAACAGTGTGGGACAATCTCAAAGCTGACCATCATGCCGGTTCTCCATGTGGAGACTCACCTCTCTGCGTTCTGTAGAAAGTGTGCGATGAACTGTGGAAGTTCCAACTGGAGGTTGAAGGTTTTGGGGATCCATGGCGCCCCCTGGCCACCTCGTGCTCGGCGAGCTATCGCAGCCAGACAGTCCTTCGTCGTGACAGCAGTTTCGCAAGGGAACTGGTTGATCAGGACAAATGGCCTTTCTTCACTCAGCTTCCTGTGGCCAGTGGGAAGGGGTCACGATGACAGTGGCCAAACGTGACAGAATGCTGAGTGACGTTACGTACCGGTAGTCTCGGAAGTGTGAGAAGAGCCAGAGGATGTCTGCCTCTCCTTCATCCTCGGTCAGCTCGAAACGAGGGTGTTTCAGATTCTCCCTCAcctgttttatttctgtataaaccctgtacacgcacacacacaaaatcacaatcAGCTTTAGATTCTGAGATTTGGCAGTAACAATATGACTTCaccctctgtctgtgtgtgtgtgtgtgtgtgtgtgtgtgtttgcaccccCTCCTCACACTGCATCCAGGTTTGAAagaacaagttttttttttttttttaatgcatgatcCCATGACACTCTGCTTGCAGACTGGCCCTTGTTTTAAAgtgttaatttttaaaatactgttattttatttactgtatgatatacatataaaattataaaaatacagtGGTTTTGTAGTGAGAAATTGGAAACCACACTGCCACATAGGAATCATTTCTCACTTCATCCAGTTCTACTCGCCTCGGCAGCTACACACTTTCTGGCTGAAAGAAGGAGACACTTGTTTTGAGTCCAAGGTTCCTGAGGGAGCTCCATCATCCCACATAAATGGAGAGCTAAGAAAGATTCTACTCCCTTTTCATGAAAGTGGTGGGAGTTCGGCCTGAAACCAGTTTTAACCAGAGGGCAACTCACTTCAACACTTTCCCATCAGGCACAGTGTGTGGCTCGATCTGTTGTGGAAGAgtctctctgttctcctgcatGATGGTCTggagatacaaaaaaaataaaataatcattttcatcTGACCTGTTAACAAAGTAGAATTTTACATTTCTCTATATACTCATGCTTTGTATACTGTTTTAGACAAGAACAATACAATAGCCTTCTAGttatagttttatatatgtgtgtgtatttctatattttaaatatggatGTTAAATCTAGactaatatatatgtgtgcatttattcGATCATGGTTCCTTTATTTAGTCATACTAAACATCAAACTGGAACCAGAGGTAGAATATGCAAGGGGTGGAACTGCAGAACTCAACACCTGACGGACCTGAGCAGACAGAACTCACTTCAAAGTACAGGTCCGGGACCTCCGAGACGGCGACACCAAACGCCAAAAGGTCAgctggtctccatggcaacagcctGCACTGTCTGAGGAGGGGGTCGCTCTCCCCATAGGCAAAGTCCCGCGTCACCTCATCTGAGAACAGAGAACCAAACAGGGAGAACAATGACTTGTTCATCAATGATTACATACAGACCCccccattcactcacacacacacacacacacacaactgaccCGACCTCACTGGCCAGTCTTGACCTCTACTACTACCCCAAATATGGAACAGAAATAATCGGCCCATTTACTTAGAACAGAACAATGCAGGGCCTTATaaatgggtgctagtagcctagagggaaacacacttgactatgaaccagaagacccagtttcaaaccccacttactaccattgtgtccctgagtaaaacactttaccctgagtgtctccagggcgggactgtccctgtaactactgattgtaagttgttcgtCTGCATTGCAGTGCTGATGCTACCTCCATTCTCCAGGTCCTGCAGGGGCCAGAGCACTGAGTACGCCATCTGCTGGGGGGTGTAGAACAGTGGCGCCATGCAGCAGGTCGGCTGGTCCGAGTGTTGAACCTGGGAACCGAACTCATCCATGATGTACCAGAGCGGAACCTTCTCCTCAGCTGACTGTGCACAGGAACGAGTCAAATTAGGAGCATGTCTATACccagacctgtgtgtgtttgaggtccAGAATCTAAGTCCAAATTGCACCAATATTTTacagataaatgaataaaacaaatggAATATGACCTAGTGATGAGGGTTTCATACAGGTTTACCCATGACCATTTAACGTCAGTTTTACCAGTTCAGAGCTTATATTGGTATCTCTagttaaagagagagagacggggttTGTCGAGATATCGTGGCGACTGTAGAAGATTCTGCAaatctgatttctgctttgccaTTTACAAGCAAGCCACACCTATGAAGAGCGGCCCTAGCGTAGTAGCGTCAAACTGAGATTTCACAAATTCTTTAATGGTTGTAACATGCATTATGACGTTAGCGTGAAAACCCCACAAATGCACCCCaatgcagtttttctttgttaataaatctgcaaaaatgtctaCAACTGTCAATATATATGACTTCACCTTTGGGGTCGGGTAAAGGTCAATAGGTCACCATCTATCAAAACAAAAGTAACAAACCctaaaatattttgaaaattaTTGACTAATATGACTAATTATTTGCAAGTCATATGAATGACCATATTGGAGCACTTGATTAGTACCATATTCATATCAGACAGTGTATCGGTCATTTACATAATCTTTGAAACCATATTTTAATAcagtactttaaaaaaagaggccGCATAGTGTGGATCGACCAAAGCTTCTGCTCATACCCCCTGAGACAGATGGTAGGTCTGGGTGTATCTCCACATGTCCTCCAGCACCCGCTCCACGGCCGATGGCTCCGGAGCTTCTCCGTGGAACGGCAGACCCATCAGGCTGGACATCCTTCCCAGCAGCCCCGGGAcctgctccagctgctgccGCGCGTTCTCCGCCCGAAACGTCCAGGCGTGGTCCACCAGGAACACACTGCAGTGTTAGAACACAGAGGCACATTAACTAGTTCCTCAATAGACCCTCAATAACATGACAATTCAGTGCGTTTCGATATAATGTTTCTCAGCATTGGTAAAATATACCAAaattaatacatacatatatattttacatatatataatgtaaaaatgtcttgTGCTAAATAAATCTGACCCATATCCTGGCCAATGTAATAAATTCAGCTTCAAATACTACATTATTAGCACAATAATAATGCTTATTATCATTGCtgtaatagaatagaataattaATAACACAACTAGGGTGAACAGGAGGATAAAAGAGATGTACATAACTGTCAGATGTACATAAGATGTTTGAGAGGACCTCACCTGGTTGGGTCAGATTTCTGGAGACCGCTCTCTCTGGTCACCACCACCTTGCTGCTCATCTCAACATTGATGTTCAccgttttcttttcttcatcaccctcctcctcctcctcctgcacctgcacctgcaGGATTCCAAAAACCTCCCCAGCATCAAACACCTGTTAGAAGAAagaaccaaaaacaaaaaaaaaacaactgtaaAATAACCTCAGTGGGGTTCAGGTCACCAGTGAGAACGAGTAACATCATTTTGTCAGGACTCTagctgtgttctgattggtcagatccCAAAAACAACTGAATAGTAAAGTCCGAGCTACAGAATAAGGGACAGTCCATAAACTCCCGGTAGATGTTCAAGatgcaaaatgtgaatttaCATACATATTAATACATCAATTAACATAGACAAATGAATATGCCTTGGACCTGGCTTGGAGCGACTTAGGGCCCTTCATGTGCCTTTTTACTAGAAGCCCTAAAGTGAAATGaaacgaccccccccccaaaaaaaaaaaaaaaaacatgaaaaaaaagtgacagtggCGCTGTTATATCATTTATTGACCGCACAAGCACGGTTATAAGCAAAAAACTGCCTTAATTAAAAggtatttaacattttaactttAAGGTTTTCAAATTAAATTCCAACAGCGACGCGACGCGACCCCGGCCTTCCGCACCGACCTCATTGGCCAGTTTCAGGTGCAGACTCCGCCAGTAAAGCGCGGGGATCTTGGACGCCTGCAGCGCGGCCGTGTGCGCGCCGAGGAAGAGCCGGAAGGCCTCATCCTCCTCGCTGTCGCCGCTGTCGCGCTGTCCCCCGTCCGGCACCTTCATTTCCGCGCCGTCCCCTCTGCCGCACACGTGGACGCCGTGCGCATGTGCAGAGGTGAGGCGCGCGGTGCAGTGTGGGACAAGGCCTTAAACAGCGTGGGCGTGTCCGCCATGTTGGTGAGGGAGCACAGCGTTGTCATTAATATTGGAAATAAAGCTACTTATTCCTCTGGCAAATGGTACTTGCAAGTGGCCAACCCAGACATGGAATATTCTGGGTGTTACTGTGCAGTCCTTCAAGAACAGGAATAAGAAACATTAACATAAGTTAGTTATTCTTAACCAAATTATTCATAATGTAGTAATTTGTATTTTCAACAGAAGCAATAGAAGTCATAAAATTCCTAAATATCATATGTTATAGGCTTTTAAATTCCTGTAGATACATTCTGCCATTTTAAAGATGAAACGTCCAATTTCAGGTcaaaacatgacaaataatAACATTAAAGCCACAGAAATATTGCCATTGTGGTGCTTAATGTCAAAGCAAAACCAGTGCAACATTTGTCTATATATAACAGCTCTCGCCTTAATGTTGCAATTGCTAAAATAAAGTGTGCGGTTTTACCTGTGACAAATGGTTCCGGTTCTCTGCAGCTCAATGTTTTTTACCAGCCCACGCAGCACATTATTCCGTCGTTATTAATCATTTTCGGTCACTTCGATTCATATACACAGAAAAAAGTACTGCCTCAATATAATGGGCCCTTAGAGATAAGAACCAGAGGTCAGCATTGTGCTGACACTGTGCTGAAATGTtcactgtttttgtgtttaactGCAAATCAAGTCTCTTTCACATTCAAATGAAACCCAGCGTGGAATGGAGtggaattttttaaatgatcaagTTCGTAAGATAAGAAGCAGGTTTTGACAGGCAGGAGAAACATAGTTATGAATGTATGATGGAAAAATTAATAAGCCGGATTGTCAGTGACATCCATGGAC
Coding sequences within it:
- the LOC114771995 gene encoding tubulin--tyrosine ligase-like protein 12 — translated: MKVPDGGQRDSGDSEEDEAFRLFLGAHTAALQASKIPALYWRSLHLKLANEVFDAGEVFGILQVQVQEEEEEGDEEKKTVNINVEMSSKVVVTRESGLQKSDPTSVFLVDHAWTFRAENARQQLEQVPGLLGRMSSLMGLPFHGEAPEPSAVERVLEDMWRYTQTYHLSQGSAEEKVPLWYIMDEFGSQVQHSDQPTCCMAPLFYTPQQMAYSVLWPLQDLENGDEVTRDFAYGESDPLLRQCRLLPWRPADLLAFGVAVSEVPDLYFETIMQENRETLPQQIEPHTVPDGKVLKVYTEIKQVRENLKHPRFELTEDEGEADILWLFSHFRDYRKLSEERPFVLINQFPCETAVTTKDCLAAIARRARGGQGAPWIPKTFNLQLELPQFIAHFLQNAERGEDNHWICKPWNLARGLDTHITNNLNCIIRQRESSPKVVCKYLEDPVLFAREEVGMVKFDIRYMVLLRSVRPLRLFVYDVFWLRFANRPFSLEHFDDYQKHFTVMNYAEGVQLKQVHYDEFIPQFEKQYPQFPWKQVEESVFKAFTELFLAASSRPVPYGICDYPSSRAIYAIDLMLKWDTQVGGERTMTPQILEVNFSPDCERACKYHPQFYNHMFQTLFLDAAADCPVKQIF